From Hydra vulgaris chromosome 15, alternate assembly HydraT2T_AEP, one genomic window encodes:
- the LOC136092194 gene encoding uncharacterized protein LOC136092194, with amino-acid sequence MSYLQPIASLLSEMPPQKFELAITWLESINQQCISGEWELMFQSDPCLEGFTSTEDQSDTCIEGFTPTEVLSSKEILEVQSTSSADFMSTPLECRNKEISEAFSQKPHTNLVLRQPQRKPPGRVGKNKQRLFDKPLKVFEKLGSFEKDHIRLCWFVERTVAQQVLHESAKITTCQFLKHLSNKIADKRASLDDIKQYFEEAAWAEVIKQCEAVSIKKWPCQLCGQSKADGKSQKWLQCDHCLDWSHYVCLQISCKPKGYWFCAQCKVRK; translated from the exons ATGAGTTACCTTCAACCAATAGCCTCCTTGCTCTCTGAAATGCCACCCCAAAAATTTGAACTTGCAATTACCTGGTTAGAATCTATTAATCAACAATGCATTTCTGGTGAATGGGAACTTATG tttcaaagtgATCCTTGTCTTGAAGGTTTTACGTCTACAGAAGATCAAAGTGATACTTGTATAGAAGGTTTTACACCTACAGAAGTTCTatcatcaaaagaaattttagaagtTCAGTCAACTTCAAGTGCAGATTTTATGTCGACCCCACTTGAATGCAGAAATAAAGAAATATCTGAAGCATTCTCTCAAAAGCCAcatacaaatttagttttaaggCAACCCCAGCGGAAGCCACCTGGCCGTGTAGGTAAAAACAAACAGAGACTTTTTGACAAacctttaaaagtatttgaaaagttgggttcttttgaaaaagatcatATCCGTCTCTGTTGGTTTGTAGAAAGAACAGTTGCCCAGCAGGTTTTGCATGAGAGTGCTAAAATTACCACCTGccaatttttaaagcatttatcgAATAAGATAGCAGATAAAAGAGCAAGTCTTGATGACATTAAGCAATATTTTGAAGAGGCTGCATGGGCTGAAGTTATCAAACAATGTGAAGCTGTGAGCATTAAAAAATGGCCATGTCAATTATGCGGGCAATCTAAGGCGGATGGAAAAAGTCAAAAATGGCTTCAGTGTGATCATTGTTTAGATTGGTCACATTATGTTTGTCTACAAATATCTTGCAAACCTAAAGGGTATTGGTTCTGTGCTCAATGTAAAGTAAGGAAATAG
- the LOC136091733 gene encoding GRB10-interacting GYF protein 1-like, protein MFYINHYMLLVTSFETSIKRALKIAEKNVIKNDTNKSTSPITVLANKNLSNDLHPRMHTADTVLVNKSSTLSHPSEVTLSCTQNSDTVINNTLNDTTKEFFNNVKEFKKEDKAIKLNTDKDIKNSTKKEESVKKSQQNNSTQNSEPGNQDADFEFSLDHIKDMVENLDSESEDDKYQDSLKNSSTVNDPSIVFAKKAEPGTDSTQNWIYLDPQGEIQGPFSNEEMLEWFKAGYFTMGLLVRRICDATFLPLEQVIRFWGRIPFTLKNQIPPITNQMLTNDRHASVITIQLVTAYKVKIVKIDNHPQDSSIQDLSVWGDISTNHSQNVNSTSGTPWVPGFENETNIWNVKSPSEALML, encoded by the exons ATGTTTTACATCAATCATTATATGTTACTTGTTACCTCATTTGAAACttcaattaaaag ggCACTTAAAATcgcagaaaaaaatgttataaaaaatgatactaaTAAGTCTACATCTCCAATCACAgttttagcaaataaaaatttatctaacgATTTGCACCCTCGGATGCATACTGCTGACACTGTTCTTGTTAATAAATCTTCTACTCTTTCCCACCCTTCTGAAGTTACTCTTTCATGCACTCAAAATAGCGACACTGTAATAAATAACACTTTAAATGATACTACTAAggagttttttaataatgttaaagaatttaaaaaagaagataaagcaataaaattaaatactgataaagatattaaaaactcCACCAAAAAGGAGGAGTCAGTTAAAAAATCCCAGCAAAATAACAGTACACAAAATAGTGAACCTGGAAATCAAGATGCAGATTTTGAGTTCAGCCTGGATCATATTAAAGACATGGTTGAAAATCTTGATTCTGAATCAGAAGATGATAAGTATCaagatagtttaaaaaatagttctacAGTAAATGATCCTAGCATTGTATTTGCTAAGAAAGCTGAACCTGGAACTGATAGCACACAAAACTGGATTTATCTTGATCCACAGGGGGAGATTCAAG gTCCCTTTTCCAATGAGGAAATGCTTGAGTGGTTTAAAGCAGGTTACTTTACTATGGGGCTTTTAGTTAGAAGAATTTGTGATGCAACCTTTTTACCATTAG aacAAGTTATTAGGTTTTGGGGCAGAATTCCATTTACATTGAAAAATCAAATCCCTCCTATAACA aatCAAATGTTAACTAATGACAGACAT gCATCTGTCATTACTATACAATTAGTGACTGCATATAAAGTCAAAATTGTAAAA ATTGATAATCATCCCCAAGATTCATCGATTCAAGATCTATCTGTTTGGGGTGATATTTCAACCAACCATTCTCAAA atgtCAATTCAACATCTGGAACCCCTTGGGTTCCTGGGTTTGAGAATGAAACAAATATTTGGAATgtcaa ATCACCTTCTGAAGCACTCATGCTGTAA